The window CCGCTTCCAGCGCCGCACGGATCAGGCGAAGGGCCTGCCGGCCGCGGTGGAAGCCAGGCCGGCGGCAGCCCACTGACACACCCTGGCGAGAGAGTGCGCGATCGATGGAACCCCTCAAGCTGATCTTCCTGCTGGCCGGCGCCGTCACCCTGCTGTCGGCCCTGATGGTGGTCACGACCCGCAAGCTGGTCCACGCCGCCCTGTGGCTGGTGCTGACGTTGGCCGGCGTGTCGGTGTTGTTTGTGCTGCTGAATGCCGCTTTCCTGGCCATCGTCCAGGTGGTGATCTACATTGGCGCCATCGCCATCCTGATCATCTTCGCCGTGATGCTCACCCGGGGCTCGATGGATGACACCGGCCCGCAGACCAACCGCCGCTGGTGGCTGGCAGGGCTGATCGCCGTGGGCCT is drawn from Anaerolineales bacterium and contains these coding sequences:
- a CDS encoding NADH-quinone oxidoreductase subunit J, with translation MEPLKLIFLLAGAVTLLSALMVVTTRKLVHAALWLVLTLAGVSVLFVLLNAAFLAIVQVVIYIGAIAILIIFAVMLTRGSMDDTGPQTNRRWWLAGLIAVGLFAGILLLVVSEPAASAGVPAEAPGDSLRQLGLALVSVDGYVLPFELASVLLLAALIGAIFVARPPDAASEGGEE